In a genomic window of Candidatus Chazhemtobacterium aquaticus:
- a CDS encoding ComEC/Rec2 family competence protein: MIKRVLVLLTVLMLRMFVGGVMSECKDEVRVRGKVDEVVWKDSVQVVGIDEFRFEAESGYKEGYKRGDDVVVVGRCKRGWKDFWLGRVWLDKAKVEERIEVEDRKGLRDRLVEIYERQLPDPEAGLVAGVVLGHKSSMEQSFYDSLIETGTVHVVVASGYNVVVVGTVVLNLLVYLMRRQQATLLALIAMVGYGWLAGGEAPVVRAVIMGSLVFLARATGRQTESGWLLVVAGWLMLMVNPQLIESVSFQLSLAATAGLIWVEPKIREGMERVKSSWMRVVMETELSPTLAAQITTAPIIWWNFGRLSLISPVVNMLVLPLVPMMMGLGAGQLVLGRLVAPFTYAVAHLFVVIVRWFG, translated from the coding sequence GTGATCAAGAGAGTTTTAGTTTTGTTGACGGTATTGATGTTGCGGATGTTTGTGGGCGGAGTGATGAGTGAGTGTAAGGATGAAGTAAGAGTTAGGGGAAAGGTGGATGAGGTTGTTTGGAAGGACAGTGTCCAGGTAGTTGGGATAGATGAGTTTCGTTTTGAGGCTGAGAGTGGGTATAAAGAGGGATATAAACGAGGTGATGATGTGGTAGTGGTGGGTAGATGTAAGCGTGGATGGAAGGATTTTTGGTTGGGCAGAGTTTGGCTTGATAAGGCGAAGGTAGAGGAAAGAATAGAGGTGGAGGATAGAAAGGGCTTACGAGATAGACTGGTTGAGATTTATGAGAGGCAGTTACCGGATCCTGAGGCTGGATTGGTGGCTGGAGTGGTGTTGGGTCACAAGTCGAGTATGGAGCAGAGTTTTTATGATTCGTTGATTGAGACAGGGACGGTTCATGTGGTGGTGGCTTCGGGATATAACGTGGTGGTGGTAGGTACGGTGGTGCTTAACTTGCTAGTGTATTTGATGAGACGACAACAAGCGACGTTGTTAGCGTTAATAGCTATGGTTGGTTATGGCTGGCTGGCAGGAGGTGAGGCTCCAGTGGTGAGAGCTGTAATAATGGGTAGTTTGGTGTTTTTAGCTAGGGCAACAGGTAGGCAAACTGAGTCTGGTTGGTTGCTGGTAGTGGCTGGGTGGTTGATGCTGATGGTTAATCCTCAGTTGATTGAGTCAGTTAGTTTCCAGTTGTCACTGGCAGCCACGGCTGGTTTGATTTGGGTTGAGCCTAAGATTCGGGAGGGGATGGAGAGAGTAAAGTCTTCTTGGATGAGAGTGGTGATGGAGACGGAGTTGTCACCTACCCTGGCGGCACAGATAACGACTGCACCGATAATCTGGTGGAACTTTGGCCGGTTGAGCTTGATCTCGCCAGTGGTTAATATGCTGGTTTTGCCGTTGGTGCCGATGATGATGGGTTTGGGTGCTGGACAATTGGTGTTGGGCAGGCTTGTAGCTCCCTTTACCTATGCTGTGGCACATTTGTTTGTGGTGATTGTGAGGTGGTTTGGCTAA
- a CDS encoding ComEA family DNA-binding protein encodes MLEWALKWMRANWVLAGWLVLGLGLSLGGAWWMWRDLNTTQVEIIEADDGLGTEIWVDVQGGVVRPGVYSLREGDRVKDALIAAGGLGGQADREAVAKYINLAEKIKDGTKLYIPVLGESEQENREDGQVQGLSDRRVNINTATKSELDQLWGVGEARAEMIIEGRPYQTIDEVKKVLPSNVYEQIKDMITVY; translated from the coding sequence ATGCTTGAGTGGGCACTAAAGTGGATGAGAGCTAATTGGGTGTTGGCTGGTTGGTTGGTCTTGGGATTGGGCTTGAGTTTGGGTGGTGCGTGGTGGATGTGGAGGGATTTAAATACAACTCAGGTGGAGATAATAGAGGCTGATGATGGGTTGGGAACCGAGATCTGGGTAGATGTTCAGGGTGGAGTGGTGAGGCCGGGAGTATATAGTCTGAGAGAGGGAGATAGGGTTAAGGATGCTTTGATTGCGGCTGGAGGGCTTGGTGGTCAGGCAGACAGGGAGGCAGTGGCTAAATATATTAACTTGGCTGAGAAAATTAAGGATGGAACGAAGCTATATATTCCTGTACTTGGAGAGAGTGAACAAGAAAATCGGGAGGATGGTCAGGTGCAGGGATTAAGTGATAGACGGGTGAATATTAATACGGCTACAAAAAGTGAACTAGATCAACTGTGGGGAGTGGGAGAGGCTAGGGCAGAGATGATTATTGAGGGAAGACCATACCAAACTATTGATGAGGTAAAAAAAGTGCTGCCTAGTAATGTATATGAGCAGATTAAGGATATGATAACGGTTTATTAG
- the leuS gene encoding leucine--tRNA ligase, which translates to MGRKKIYNPKQIEARWSKRWDETGLYEVDIKEAKKPFYNLMMFPYPSAEGLHVGNMYAFTGADIYGRYQRMMGFDVFEPIGLDGFGIHSENYAIKIGKHPAEQAKVSEVNFYRQLKMIGNGFAWKHRLETYDPEYYRLTQWLFIQMFRHGLAYKKESWVNWCPSCKTVVSDEQVEGGVCERCKTEVVRKEVSSWHFKITEYAEKLLANIEKIDWPEKIKTAQRQWIGKKEGVRVAFEVKGGKPVEKLEVFTTRLDTIGGVSFLVVGPEKVKEWMEAGWQVSDEVGEYVEKALNMTEQARKLVKEKTGVEMNLVVVNPVTGEDIKVFVADYVVGEVGTGVVMGVPAHDERDWDFAKKYGLEIKQVVKGKQESEDGAMVDDGVLVNSGKYDGLSSQQAREEILKDLEEKGAAIKQINYHLRDWVISRQRYWGPPIPMVKCDKCGWQPVDESELPVVLPDLDDYQPKGDGTAPLANASSEWLVTKCPLCGGKATREVDVSDTFLDSSWYFLAYPQMVEGEWKGGEFNQGQPFDREVMKKWLPVNAYIGGAEHAVLHLLYARFVTQVLNDWGLVDFEEPFPFLFSHGLIIKDGAKMSKSRGNVVNPDEYIERYGADALRAYLMFLGPYNQGGDFRDSGMAGMYRWLERVFWLFEDEQKLGGKTSLKLNKKLNQVIKKVGEDLGKFSYNTAIAALMELINVWKEEGEVMSVEDGRRMVQIMAPIVPYVTEEWWEKLGGEGSVHASGWPEYEEIVEERVMMVVQVNGKVRATVEMDRDEAEEQDRVVELVMGDERVGKWIEDKPKRIVFVPGKLLNLVV; encoded by the coding sequence ATGGGGAGAAAAAAGATCTATAACCCAAAACAGATTGAGGCAAGATGGAGTAAGAGATGGGATGAGACAGGTCTATATGAGGTGGATATTAAAGAGGCAAAAAAGCCTTTTTATAACCTAATGATGTTTCCTTACCCTTCGGCCGAGGGGCTGCATGTGGGGAATATGTATGCCTTTACCGGGGCTGATATATATGGCAGGTATCAGAGAATGATGGGTTTTGATGTATTTGAACCGATTGGTTTGGATGGATTTGGAATACATAGTGAAAACTATGCGATTAAGATAGGTAAGCATCCGGCAGAGCAGGCTAAGGTGAGTGAGGTTAACTTTTACAGGCAGTTGAAGATGATTGGTAATGGTTTTGCCTGGAAGCATAGACTAGAGACCTATGATCCGGAATACTATCGACTGACTCAGTGGCTATTTATACAGATGTTTAGACATGGTTTGGCCTACAAAAAGGAGTCGTGGGTTAACTGGTGTCCTTCATGTAAGACGGTAGTATCAGATGAGCAGGTTGAAGGAGGAGTGTGTGAACGGTGTAAGACTGAGGTGGTTAGGAAAGAGGTGAGCTCGTGGCATTTTAAGATTACGGAGTATGCTGAAAAACTGTTAGCTAATATTGAAAAAATTGATTGGCCGGAGAAGATAAAGACGGCACAGAGGCAGTGGATTGGAAAGAAAGAAGGGGTAAGAGTAGCCTTTGAGGTTAAGGGGGGTAAACCAGTTGAGAAGTTGGAGGTGTTTACAACCAGGCTAGATACGATTGGTGGAGTCAGTTTCTTGGTAGTTGGTCCTGAGAAGGTGAAAGAATGGATGGAGGCTGGTTGGCAAGTAAGTGATGAGGTGGGTGAGTATGTAGAAAAGGCGCTTAACATGACTGAGCAAGCACGAAAACTGGTTAAGGAGAAAACTGGAGTAGAGATGAATTTGGTGGTAGTAAATCCAGTAACAGGTGAGGATATAAAAGTGTTTGTGGCTGATTATGTGGTAGGGGAGGTGGGGACAGGAGTAGTGATGGGAGTACCGGCTCATGATGAGAGGGACTGGGATTTTGCTAAGAAATATGGTCTTGAGATTAAACAGGTTGTGAAAGGAAAGCAGGAGAGTGAGGATGGGGCAATGGTGGATGATGGAGTGCTAGTTAACTCAGGCAAGTATGATGGTTTGAGTTCACAGCAGGCTAGAGAGGAGATATTAAAGGACTTGGAAGAAAAAGGGGCGGCTATAAAACAGATTAACTATCACTTGAGGGACTGGGTGATTAGCAGGCAGCGATACTGGGGACCACCAATTCCGATGGTGAAGTGTGATAAATGTGGCTGGCAGCCGGTTGATGAGAGTGAGCTGCCGGTGGTGTTGCCTGATCTTGATGATTATCAGCCTAAAGGGGATGGAACTGCTCCTTTGGCTAATGCTTCGAGTGAGTGGCTGGTGACTAAGTGTCCTTTGTGTGGTGGTAAGGCAACCAGGGAGGTAGATGTATCCGACACCTTTTTGGATAGTTCTTGGTACTTTTTGGCGTATCCACAGATGGTTGAGGGTGAGTGGAAAGGGGGAGAGTTTAATCAGGGACAACCATTTGATAGGGAAGTAATGAAAAAATGGCTTCCGGTAAATGCGTATATTGGTGGAGCTGAGCATGCGGTGCTTCATTTACTTTACGCTCGTTTTGTAACTCAGGTACTCAATGATTGGGGTTTGGTTGATTTTGAGGAGCCGTTTCCCTTTTTGTTCAGTCACGGGTTGATCATTAAGGATGGAGCGAAGATGAGTAAGAGCCGGGGTAATGTGGTTAATCCAGATGAGTATATTGAGCGTTATGGGGCGGATGCGCTGCGGGCTTACCTGATGTTCTTAGGTCCTTACAATCAGGGAGGAGATTTTCGAGATAGTGGTATGGCGGGAATGTATCGGTGGCTGGAGAGAGTGTTCTGGTTGTTTGAGGATGAGCAGAAACTGGGTGGTAAGACCAGCTTGAAGCTAAATAAAAAGTTGAATCAGGTAATTAAGAAGGTGGGTGAGGACTTGGGTAAGTTTTCTTACAACACGGCTATTGCTGCGTTAATGGAGCTTATCAATGTCTGGAAGGAGGAGGGGGAGGTTATGAGCGTTGAGGATGGACGAAGGATGGTGCAGATAATGGCACCGATAGTGCCTTACGTGACTGAGGAGTGGTGGGAGAAGCTGGGGGGTGAAGGGTCGGTTCATGCAAGTGGGTGGCCTGAGTATGAGGAGATAGTGGAGGAGAGAGTAATGATGGTGGTTCAGGTGAATGGCAAAGTAAGGGCAACAGTGGAGATGGATAGAGATGAGGCTGAGGAGCAAGATAGAGTGGTGGAGCTGGTTATGGGTGATGAGCGGGTTGGTAAATGGATTGAAGATAAGCCGAAGAGGATAGTTTTTGTGCCGGGTAAGCTGCTCAACTTGGTGGTGTAA
- a CDS encoding ATP-binding protein, with protein sequence MNNQIKTKIAPNLLTSTLKEQYESFETRNLGVPREVLEELKTAINAPPVLVITGLRRVGKSTLLAQIANRYLKDNYYFVNFEDERLLNFQVSDFDLLHETLISLFGEKKAFLFDEIQNVPGWERFVRRLHDQGYKFIVTGSNASLLSQELGTRLTGRSIRVELFPFSFQEYLNFKNIKTPNLNVLTTKQRGNLRKLANEYLSYGGIPDALKYPELEVHKTLYDDILYRDIATRYKLDNVRGLKELSFYLLSNTANLVSFNKLKDLLKLGSVNTVINYIDYLENSWLFFMVNKYTYSIKKQQIAAKKIYSIDTGLTQSVGFSFSENKGKLMENAVFLQLRRKHSDVYYYKTTQDYEVDFYLPKEGSLIQVAQHFDTAETRDREVRALVKAANEQQKASHFIVVTESEKNEFEQGKIKIQTVPLYEWLLKT encoded by the coding sequence ATGAACAATCAAATCAAGACAAAAATCGCCCCAAATCTCTTAACCTCAACCCTAAAAGAGCAATACGAGTCTTTTGAAACTCGTAACCTGGGAGTACCAAGAGAGGTTCTGGAAGAACTTAAAACCGCTATTAACGCTCCCCCAGTTCTAGTCATTACCGGACTACGTAGGGTGGGAAAATCAACGCTACTAGCTCAGATAGCCAATAGGTATCTCAAGGACAACTACTACTTTGTCAACTTTGAAGATGAACGGCTACTTAACTTTCAAGTTAGTGACTTTGATCTTCTGCACGAAACACTGATTAGCTTGTTTGGTGAGAAAAAGGCGTTTCTGTTTGACGAAATCCAAAACGTACCGGGGTGGGAGCGATTTGTACGGAGGCTGCATGATCAAGGATATAAGTTCATTGTCACCGGATCTAATGCCTCATTACTCAGTCAGGAACTAGGAACAAGGTTAACCGGACGCTCAATACGAGTAGAGCTTTTCCCGTTTTCATTTCAAGAATATTTAAATTTCAAAAATATTAAGACACCAAACCTTAACGTCCTAACAACCAAACAACGTGGCAACTTACGCAAACTCGCCAATGAATATCTCAGCTACGGCGGCATTCCAGATGCCCTTAAATACCCAGAACTTGAAGTTCACAAAACATTGTATGATGACATCCTCTATCGTGATATTGCCACTCGCTACAAACTCGACAACGTCAGGGGCTTAAAAGAACTATCCTTTTATCTGCTCAGCAACACAGCCAACCTGGTGTCATTCAACAAGCTCAAAGACCTCCTGAAACTTGGCAGCGTCAACACAGTCATCAACTATATCGACTATCTGGAAAACAGCTGGCTCTTTTTTATGGTTAACAAATACACCTACTCCATTAAAAAACAACAAATTGCTGCCAAAAAGATCTACAGCATCGATACAGGTTTAACACAATCTGTCGGCTTCTCTTTTTCAGAGAATAAAGGCAAGTTAATGGAAAACGCCGTTTTCTTGCAACTACGCAGAAAACACTCAGATGTGTACTACTATAAAACCACCCAAGATTATGAAGTTGATTTCTATCTTCCCAAAGAAGGGTCATTGATTCAGGTCGCACAACACTTTGATACAGCAGAAACACGAGACAGGGAGGTAAGAGCCTTGGTAAAAGCGGCCAACGAGCAGCAAAAAGCCAGCCATTTCATAGTTGTTACTGAAAGTGAAAAAAACGAGTTTGAACAAGGAAAGATAAAAATTCAAACAGTCCCCTTGTACGAATGGCTACTTAAAACCTAA
- a CDS encoding site-specific integrase — METLVNQFKSFLLELPSSRQGGKKGLSKVSVKNYLSDIRRFLDWLSQYQPQISSAIPQRLSSDHFQAYLDFLTHQDLPHSTISRHFSSLRRFATFIEIVYHQPPLIIPTITSPDSTPKPEPTSIQTSSPNLLSSFSQHLKDQQKSASTVRNYLSDIRHFLAWVDQHPDLKTLPSAQQLDSSLESDVVDQYSHYLELTNTPSSTSSRRLSSLNIFTQFATNQGLVTPKVKPETNSPRLKPIPALSWLKPKTTSRQGFNLNLPSFIQKPITRLTSSPVYRSYHQLPFTPYLHLALLVLFTSAFALFGFRQIIIQSERISAYPSTPNRPTRQLSFQGRLTDSSGTPIVTPINATFKLWDQETGGTQGICSGGAGEDCLYSTTTCSVDPDQDGIFNVLLGDGACGSEIPADVFTENTAVWLEVEVATETLTPRQPIATVAYALNSETVSGIPVSASGSATVNTLFFMNSSGEIVLGEQNPSIVADSGNFTLQGEALTLSTTPFSEGDITIAPDGIGQVNFIGGTTTDDFIRVVNANLTTGSLISGYVGNNNNTGELLRLSSGSSETDRFVVTTGGQTTIDALAGGKSAFIVNQLNSGPIFTASASGTPKFTINNSGTITLANNTIITDDTNYTRFSRGIAVGSNETYYFNSSGNINANNLTLSGTTTLNGLTYTWPSSHNSSGYVLSNNGSGTLSWVDPAAAAAGSIYWLQSDGAVYPKNATVDLLVGGNSTASAKFAINSTLGA; from the coding sequence ATGGAGACCTTAGTCAATCAATTCAAGAGCTTCCTTCTCGAACTCCCTTCCTCTCGCCAAGGAGGTAAGAAAGGACTCTCTAAGGTCTCCGTCAAAAACTACCTCTCTGATATTCGTCGCTTTCTTGACTGGCTCTCCCAATATCAACCTCAAATCTCCTCAGCCATTCCCCAACGTTTAAGCAGCGACCACTTCCAAGCCTACCTTGACTTCCTTACCCATCAAGATCTTCCCCACTCCACCATCTCCCGCCACTTCTCCTCGCTTCGCCGCTTCGCCACTTTTATCGAAATCGTCTATCACCAACCACCTCTCATAATCCCCACCATTACCTCACCTGACTCTACCCCCAAACCTGAACCTACTAGCATCCAAACCTCATCACCTAACCTGCTCTCTTCTTTCTCCCAGCATCTCAAAGACCAGCAAAAATCCGCCTCAACTGTAAGAAACTACCTCTCCGATATCCGCCACTTCCTCGCCTGGGTTGATCAACACCCAGACCTTAAAACCCTTCCTTCTGCTCAACAACTCGACTCAAGCCTAGAATCAGACGTCGTTGACCAATACTCCCACTATCTTGAACTTACCAACACCCCCTCCTCTACCTCATCCCGCCGCTTAAGCAGCCTTAACATCTTCACTCAATTCGCCACCAATCAAGGACTTGTTACTCCCAAAGTCAAACCAGAAACCAACTCTCCCAGGCTTAAGCCCATTCCCGCTCTCTCCTGGCTTAAACCCAAGACTACCTCTCGCCAAGGTTTTAATCTAAATCTACCCAGCTTCATTCAAAAACCCATCACTCGTCTTACCTCATCACCCGTATATAGAAGCTACCACCAACTCCCCTTCACTCCATATCTTCATCTAGCCTTACTTGTTCTCTTTACCTCCGCCTTTGCTCTCTTCGGTTTCCGCCAGATCATCATCCAAAGTGAGCGCATATCAGCCTACCCTTCTACTCCCAATCGACCCACCCGCCAACTCTCTTTCCAAGGCCGTTTAACCGATTCCTCCGGTACCCCAATCGTTACGCCCATAAACGCCACCTTTAAGCTCTGGGATCAAGAAACAGGCGGAACCCAAGGCATTTGTAGCGGTGGTGCCGGTGAAGACTGTCTTTACTCAACCACCACTTGTAGCGTTGATCCAGATCAAGACGGTATTTTTAACGTTCTTTTAGGTGATGGTGCCTGTGGATCAGAAATCCCCGCCGATGTCTTTACCGAAAACACCGCCGTCTGGCTTGAAGTCGAGGTCGCCACCGAGACTCTTACCCCTCGCCAACCCATTGCCACCGTTGCTTACGCTCTTAACTCAGAAACAGTCTCCGGTATCCCCGTCTCAGCCTCCGGCTCTGCCACCGTCAACACTCTCTTCTTCATGAACAGCTCCGGAGAAATTGTCTTAGGCGAACAAAACCCCTCTATAGTGGCCGACTCCGGCAACTTCACTCTCCAAGGTGAGGCTCTCACCCTCTCCACTACTCCCTTCTCCGAGGGTGACATCACCATCGCCCCCGATGGTATCGGTCAAGTCAACTTCATTGGTGGCACCACCACCGATGACTTCATCCGTGTTGTTAACGCCAACCTCACCACCGGCAGCCTCATCTCCGGCTATGTTGGCAATAACAACAACACAGGAGAACTTCTCCGTCTTTCCTCCGGCTCCAGCGAAACCGATCGCTTCGTCGTCACCACTGGAGGTCAAACCACCATCGACGCCTTAGCTGGTGGCAAATCAGCCTTCATCGTCAACCAACTAAACTCAGGCCCCATCTTCACCGCTTCAGCCTCAGGTACTCCCAAATTCACCATCAACAACTCAGGTACCATTACCCTAGCCAACAACACCATCATCACTGATGACACCAACTACACCAGATTCTCCAGGGGTATTGCTGTTGGTAGCAACGAAACCTACTACTTCAACTCCTCTGGCAACATCAACGCCAACAATCTTACCCTCTCCGGCACCACCACCCTCAACGGCCTTACCTACACCTGGCCCTCATCACACAACTCCTCTGGATATGTCTTAAGTAACAATGGCTCAGGTACTCTCTCCTGGGTAGATCCAGCTGCTGCAGCTGCTGGTAGCATCTACTGGTTACAGAGTGATGGAGCGGTATATCCCAAAAACGCTACTGTTGATTTACTAGTAGGTGGTAACTCAACTGCTTCTGCTAAGTTTGCCATTAACTCTACCCTAGGTGCTTAA